The following DNA comes from Candidatus Nitrosotalea okcheonensis.
TTACCAAGAAGTGAATCTACTTCGTCAATGAACAGTATTACTGGAAGTCCTTCTTTTTCTGCCAAACCTCTTGCCATCTGAAAAAGTTTTGAAACATTTTTCTCAGCTTCTCCTAGCCACTTGCTCATCATAGATGCCGCATCTACGTTGATAAAATAACCATCAATCTCGTTGGCAGTAGCTGCTGCGATGACAGTCTTTCCACATCCCGGTGGACCATAAAGTAAGATTCCTCTTGGCCATCCAAGTGGGAACAGATCAGGTCTTTTTGCAGGATATACAATTGATTCTCGTAAAGCATTCTTTGCGTCATCCAGACCAATAACTTCCTCCCAAGTCACATTTGGTTTTTCCTTCATGATAAGGGAGTCTAGTTCATTTTTAGTAAGAGATTGTTTTTGTTCTTCAGGAGTAGCCTTTGGATCCACTGCTGGTTCTAACTCTACATTATTCATCTGTAAAGCCTTGATACGATTCTGATACGCTGCAGTTCTCTCTTGATATACTCTATTTAGTTTGTTTTCAGGATAAAGTTGGATTAGTTTGACAAGGGATTCGATTGCTCTTTGATAATTTGCAATCGCCATTCCA
Coding sequences within:
- a CDS encoding AAA family ATPase encodes the protein MSLAPQELENSASKFAAEAIKLDSQGARGMAIANYQRAIESLVKLIQLYPENKLNRVYQERTAAYQNRIKALQMNNVELEPAVDPKATPEEQKQSLTKNELDSLIMKEKPNVTWEEVIGLDDAKNALRESIVYPAKRPDLFPLGWPRGILLYGPPGCGKTVIAAATANEIDGYFINVDAASMMSKWLGEAEKNVSKLFQMARGLAEKEGLPVILFIDEVDSLLGNRNSEIGGEIRVKNQFLTEMDGINGKGKDLKLYVIGATNKPWSLDWPFLRRFTKRVYVSLPSLEARENLFELYTSQLHKDDKVKSLELAKLADGYSASDVKDICQSAQLMVVNDLFHSPHFGEEVLGEPKSQPRVLTTADFKEIISRRKPSVSMEMIRAYYKWTEQFKAL